The following proteins come from a genomic window of Anopheles ziemanni chromosome 3, idAnoZiCoDA_A2_x.2, whole genome shotgun sequence:
- the LOC131284187 gene encoding leucine--tRNA ligase, mitochondrial has product MRLPHMSLMRRWTKERRLFCSISGEQMSARELTPEMKLQMEEKWHRKLGDNRFNPSNTENPKRYVLAMFPYPSGNLHMGHVRVYTISDAMARFYRLNGANVLHPMGWDAFGLPAENAAIQRGIPADQWTHRNIAEMRKQLEMLSFSFDWDREFATCDPEYYRWTQQLFLMLFKDGLAYQREALVNWDPVDQTVLADEQVDDNGCSWRSGAKVEKKVLRQWFIKTTKFAKPLLDGLSDPTLEDWRDIIKLQRHWIGECEGYAFELPLVGDSKTHVSVWTREPVDLNNALFVAINPSNLLNSGKRTECALEISVQNPFTGGTLPVVVTENVPFPEGCDSYLAVDNDENRSIAERVGLSKTQLNEGHKNVTSGDDILQQAVAHQLGGHPVSSKLRDWLISRQRFWGTPIPIIHCPSCGPIPVPEESLPVKLPTESVGVPLAQNSDWLKATCPSCQRVDCRRESDTMDTFVDSSWYFLRFIDPRKCDAMFDRSLAHRLMPVDLYVGGKEHAVLHLYYARFVAHYLHSKGLLPSPEPFKRLLVQGMVMGRSYRVASSGKYIPAAEVEILDEKNNKAIERATGEPITMLWEKMSKSKLNGVDPLEVLREHGCDTLRLILLADVAPTSHRNWSEATFPGILNWQKRIWMTMHDFRELRSKIDPNNPAPSPANREEFTTQEQKLWDARNYFTAGATFNYRHSHQLSVGISKMQGLTNAIRRATPDVVAYSRQYELALAAQIIMLAPMAPHFAAELWGQLLAIPNRIDRTERKDSWIRWDGGVFDQRWPEIDDEFPLDLTFKINGAEYCILKIPAKRFNHLTHQESLDLALREEVIVKLIGKRPLRTSDFTMYPSCEAILNVELDRAVSDENEPESGKVKKEKKEKKVKKKKSLQVVYVS; this is encoded by the exons atgAGATTGCCCCACATGTCGCTGATGCGAAGATGGACGAAAGAACGGAGATTATTCTGTTCCATCTCTGGCGAGCAGATG tcTGCCCGAGAATTAACACCGGAAATGAAGCTACAAATGGAGGAAAAGTGGCACCGTAAACTTGGCGATAACAGGTTCAATCCATCAAACACGGAAAATCCGAAACGGTATGTGCTTGCCATGTTTCCTTATCCATCCGGCAACCTACACATGGGCCACGTCCGAGTCTACACTATAAGTGATGCGATGGCACGGTTCTATCGGTTAAATGGAGCCAATGTACTACATCCAATGGGCTGGGATGCGTTCGGGTTGCCAGCGGAGAATGCGGCCATTCAACGGGGGATTCCGGCCGACCAGTGGACGCATCGAAACATTGCCGAAATGCGTAAGCAGCTGGAAATGCTATCGTTTAGTTTCGACTGGGACCGAGAGTTTGCCACTTGCGACCCGGAATACTATCGTTGGACACAGCAACTCTTTTTGATGCTCTTCAAGGATGGACTTGCGTATCAACGAGAAGCCCTCGTCAATTGGGATCCGGTCGACCAGACGGTGCTGGCCGATGAGCAGGTAGACGATAACGGCTGCTCGTGGCGATCCGGTGCGAAGGTAGAGAAGAAAGTACTCCGACAGTGGTTTATTAAAACCACCAAGTTTGCCAAACCCCTGCTTGATGGTTTGAGCGATCCTACCTTGGAGGATTGGAGAGACATTATAAAACTTCAGCGTCACTGGATCGGGGAGTGTGAGGGTTATGCATTTGAGCTACCTTTAGTGGGCGATTCAAAGACGCATGTTTCTGTTTGGACACGTGAGCCAGTTGATTTAAACAACGCTTTATTTGTTGCCATCAATCCATCGAATCTTTTAAACAGTGGAAAGCGTACAGAATGCGCATTGGAAATCTCTGTACAAAATCCTTTTACCGGAGGAACACTTCCGGTTGTTGTCACCGAAAATGTTCCTTTTCCGGAAGGATGTGATTCCTACCTGGCCGTCGATAATGATGAAAACAGATCCATTGCCGAAAGGGTAGGGTTAAGTAAAACGCAGCTAAATGAAGGACATAAAAATGTTACATCCGGGGATGACATCCTTCAGCAAGCGGTAGCTCACCAGCTTGGTGGTCATCCCGTCAGTTCCAAGCTACGTGATTGGCTCATCTCAAGGCAACGATTTTGGGGAACGCCAATCCCAATCATTCATTGCCCCTCTTGCGGGCCAATACCGGTACCCGAGGAGAGCCTCCCGGTGAAACTTCCCACAGAATCCGTCGGAGTACCGTTGGCACAGAACAGTGACTGGTTGAAGGCAACATGTCCCTCTTGCCAGCGTGTCGATTGTAGACGAGAATCCGACACAATGGACACGTTCGTGGATAGTTCGTGGTATTTTTTGCGCTTCATCGATCCCCGAAAGTGTGACGCCATGTTCGATCGTTCGCTTGCCCATCGTCTGATGCCGGTCGATCTGTACGTTGGCGGGAAAGAGCATGCCGTACTTCATCTGTACTACGCTCGCTTTGTGGCACACTATCTGCATAGCAAAGGATTGTTACCGTCGCCGGAACCTTTCAAGCGACTGCTCGTCCAAGGTATGGTGATGGGACGATCGTACCGTGTGGCCAGCAGTGGAAAGTATATACCCGCGGCCGAAGTGGAGATTTTGGACGAGAAGAACAACAAAGCGATCGAACGGGCGACCGGTGAACCGATCACGATGCTGTGGGAGAAAATGTCCAAATCGAAGTTGAATGGTGTCGATCCGCTTGAGGTACTACGTGAGCATGGTTGCGATACGCTGAGGCTCATACTGCTGGCCGACGTTGCACCGACCTCTCATCGCAATTGGTCGGAAGCGA catTCCCCGGTATATTGAACTGGCAAAAGCGAATTTGGATGACGATGCACGACTTCCGGGAACTTCGTTCAAAGATCGATCCCAACAATCCGGCCCCATCACCGGCGAACCGGGAAGAATTCACCACCCAAGAGCAGAAACTGTGGGACGCTAGAAATTACTTTACCGCCGGAGCAACGTTTAACTATCGTCACTCGCATCAGCTGAGTGTGGGCATATCGAAGATGCAGGGTCTTACCAATGCCATCCGTAGGGCTACCCCGGACGTGGTGGCCTACAGCCGGCAGTATGAACTTGCGCTGGCCGCACAGATTATTATGCTCGCTCCGATGGCACCCCATTTTGCTGCAGAACTGTGGGGACAGTTGCTCGCAATACCGAACCGGATCGACCGTACGGAACGGAAGGACTCTTGGATACGATGGGACGGTGGTGTGTTTGACCAGCGGTGGCCGGAAATAGACGATGAATTTCCACTCGATCTTACATTTAAG ATAAATGGTGCGGAATATTGCATTTTAAAGATTCCGGCGAAACGATTCAATCACCTTACACACCAGGAATCGCTCGATCTTGCCCTGCGTGAGGAAGTTATTGTTAAGCTGATCGGCAAGCGACCGTTGCGGACAAGCGACTTTACCATGTATCCGAGCTGTGAAGCGATCCTTAATGTGGAACTCGATCGAGCAGTTTCGGATGAGAACGAACCGGAATCGGGAAAGgtgaaaaaagagaagaaggaaaaaaaagtgaaaaagaaaaagtctcTACAAGTTGTTTATGTAAGCTAG